A single Phragmites australis chromosome 4, lpPhrAust1.1, whole genome shotgun sequence DNA region contains:
- the LOC133914016 gene encoding protein IAL1-like codes for MAMEAYRRVQDPVHGCAGIISRLQGEIQVVQSELARTQAQIAVHTAAAAHSQPAALGSQLNTQARAPLQQQRRRRQQGDALMVQEPFHGLDALLDDHRVDVNLFDEEMST; via the coding sequence ATGGCGATGGAGGCGTACCGGCGGGTGCAGGACCCAGTGCACGGCTGTGCTGGGATCATCAGCCGCCTCCAGGGAGAGATCCAGGTCGTGCAGTCCGAGCTGGCCAGGACCCAGGCTCAGATCGCCGTGCACACTGCAGCAGCAGCCCACTCGCAGCCGGCTGCGCTGGGCTCCCAGTTGAACACACAGGCACGGGCTCCcctgcagcagcagcggcggcggcggcagcaaggCGATGCGCTGATGGTGCAGGAGCCGTTCCATGGATTGGATGCGCTGCTCGATGATCACCGCGTGGATGTTAATTTGTTTGATGAAGAGATGAGTACTTGA
- the LOC133915285 gene encoding probable glutamate carboxypeptidase VP8 has translation MPHSSSHPTLARLPPGSVRLVIALGFLLLVSLLVLHRRPARPLLRSGGRHPDPAGLFLSLSAGANASIAADLRALTSGPHLAGTPAAAGATAHVLARLRAAGLETLTRAYKPLLSYPAHAYLALLRPDRSLLARLSVEEPADVEHRLVPPYHAYAPSGGAVAEAVFVNLGREEDYLALERLGVRVRGRIAVALRGGGYRGGVVARAAEKGAIAVLIAGHADGGVERGVVLLGGPGDPLTPGWAATGGAERLGFDNEAVKRRFPTIPSMPVSAKTAVTIVRSLGGPAIPAEWQAGLRVDAGGVGPGPTLVNFTYQEDRKFATIHDIFAIIKGYEEPDRYVILGNHRDAWTYGAVDPNSGTAALLDIARRFGIMLQSGWTPRRSIILCSWDAEEFGMIGSTEWVEENLADLHSKAVAYLNVDCAVQGVGLFAGSTPQLDKLLVDVTRQVKDPDVTGKMVYDTWNEMNGGISIERLGRIDSDFSPFLHHAGIPSVDLYYGKEFPGYHTALDSYNWMEKHGDPLFLRHLAITEIWGLLALRLADDPVLPFDYQAYASQLQEHTNAFAAVVNNSRPIDLMNGFINDLSGAAMEVLKEAKKLQQLDLYDEHAMMRRRLLNDRLLLAERSFLQAEGLQGRGWFKHLLYSPPEDYESKLPFFPGIADAISRSGNLSAKEQQVAMHHEVWKVSRAIQRAASVLRGEFSQQNEPSNFSFSVAP, from the exons ATGCCGCACTCCTCCTCGCACCCCACCCTTGCCCGCCTTCCCCCCGGCTCCGTCCGGCTCGTCATCGCCCTTGGGTTCCTGCTCCTCGTCTCGCTGCTCGtcctccaccgccgccccgCGAGACCCCTGCTGAGGAGCGGCGGCCGCCACCCCGACCCCGCCGGGCTGTTCCTGTCGCTGTCCGCGGGGGCCAACGCGAGCATCGCGGCCGACCTCCGCGCGCTCACCTCGGGGCCGCACCTCGCGGGGACgcctgcggcggcgggggccaCTGCGCACGTGCTCGCCCGGCTGCGCGCCGCGGGGCTCGAAACCCTAACGCGCGCTTACAAGCCGCTGCTCTCGTACCCTGCGCACGCCTACCTCGCGCTGCTCCGGCCCGATCGGTCCCTGCTCGCGCGCCTGTCGGTGGAGGAGCCCGCGGACGTGGAGCACCGCCTCGTGCCGCCGTACCACGCGTACGCGCCGTCCGGCGGGGCCGTCGCGGAGGCGGTGTTCGTCAACCTCGGCCGCGAGGAGGACTACCTCGCGCTCGAGAGGCTCGGGGTGCGCGTGCGCGGCCGCATCGCGGTGGCGCTCCGCGGAGGCGGCTATCGTGGTGGGGTGGTGGCGCGCGCCGCGGAGAAGGGCGCCATCGCCGTGCTCATTGCCGGCCACGCGGACGGAGGCGTCGAGAGAGGCGTCGTTCTACTCGGCGGCCCCGGGGACCCGCTCACGCCCGGGTGGGCCGCAACCGGTGGGGCAGAGCGTTTGGGGTTCGACAACGAGGCAGTGAAGCGGCGGTTTCCGACGATTCCTTCCATGCCGGTTTCGGCCAAGACGGCAGTAACGATCGTACGGAGCCTGGGCGGCCCGGCTATACCCGCAGAATGGCAGGCCGGTCTCAGGGTGGATGCTGGTGGCGTTGGACCGGGCCCCACGTTAGTCAACTTCACGTACCAG GAGGACCGGAAGTTTGCCACGATACATGACATTTTTGCTATCATAAAAGGGTATGAAGAACCTGATCGTTACGTGATACTTGGTAACCACAGAGATGCATGGACCTATGGAGCAGTTGATCCTAACAGTGGGACCGCTGCACTTCTTGACATTGCTCGGCGTTTTGGAATAATGCTGCAGTCAGGATGGACACCACGGAGGTCCATCATTCTTTGTAGTTGGGACGCTGAAGAGTTTGGGATG ATTGGGTCAACTGAATGGGTTGAAGAGAACCTTGCAGATCTTCATTCCAAAGCTGTAGCTTACTTGAATGTTGATTGTGCTGTGCAAGGTGTGGGACTTTTTGCTGGCTCTACTCCCCAGTTGGACAAGCTCTTGGTTGATGTTACAAGACAG gtaAAGGATCCTGATGTCACGGGAAAGATGGTTTATGATACATGGAATGAAATGAATGGCGGCATCAGT ATAGAAAGACTTGGCAGAATTGATTCCGACTTCTCCCCGTTTTTACATCATGCTGGAATTCCCTCTGTTGACTTGTACTATGGAAAAG AATTTCCTGGCTACCATACTGCTCTTGACTCTTATAATTGGATGGAAAAGCATGGTGATCCATTGTTCCTTCGTCATTTGGCTA TCACAGAAATCTGGGGACTATTAGCTCTTCGCTTGGCAGATGATCCTGTGTTACCCTTTGATTATCAGGCTTACGCTTCACAGTTACAG GAGCATACAAATGCATTTGCTGCCGTGGTGAATAATAGTCGACCAATCGATTTGATGAATGGATTCATTAATGATCTTTCTGGTGCAGCCATGGAAGTTCTGAAGGAGGCAAAG AAACTACAGCAACTGGATTTATACGATGAACACGCTATGATGAGAAGGCGGCTGTTGAACGATCGCCTCCTACTTGCTGAAAGAAGCTTCCTGCAAGCGGAAGGACTTCAAGGAAGGGGATGGTTTAAGCATCTG TTGTACTCGCCTCCGGAGGACTACGAAAGCAAACTACCGTTCTTCCCTGGGATCGCCGACGCCATCTCACGGTCGGGCAATCTGAGTGCCAAAGAACAGCAGGTGGCAATGCATCATGAAGTGTGGAAAGTCTCCCGGGCAATTCAAAGGGCTGCGAGTGTTCTTAGAGGTGAATTCAGTCAGCAAAATGAACCATCAAACTTCAGTTTCTCAGTGGCTCCATGA